CGTTCGAGATGAACTACCGTGTGATCGTGCCGCGCGAGTGCGTCTCGACCGACAAGGAACACCTGCACGTCGCCAACCTGGAAGACATCGACAAGTACATGGGCCGCGTGGTGGACGTGGCGCTGGCGTTGGAACTGCTGCAAGCCGAGGATGAGGACGCATGAGGGACGTGCTGGCGACGGGCTACCCCAGCCTGGACTATATTGCGCACGTGTCGCACCTGCCCGAAGTCGGCCAGACCGCGATCTTGCGCAGCCTGCCCGACACGCCGGAGTTCGGGGGCTGCGGGGCGAACGTCGCTGCTGGGCTGGCGACGCTCGGCTTTTCGACCGGACTGGCGATGATCCTGGGCGACGACGACCAGGGCGACGCCTACATGCGCCACCTCGCCGCCTCCGGCATCAACGCCGACAACGTGATCCGGCTGGCCGGGCAGCGCACGTCACGCAGCATGTTGTACTTCGATCCCGACCACCAGCACCAGGACTTCTTCTACGCGGGCGCGGCGGATGCCTGGGACAATACGCTGGCGCTGGTCGATCCTGGCCGGTACCGTTACGCGCTGCTGACGGTCGGGCCGCTCGGATACAACCAGCAGTTCGCGCAGCAAGTTCGTGCGGCGGGGGTGCCGCTGGTGTGGGGTATGAAGCCCGACATCCACGCCTTCCCGCGCGACGTGATACGCGAGTTTGTGGCCGCCAGCGCCTACGTGGTGATGAACCACATCGAGGCGCGGTATGTGCTGGACGCGATGAGCAGCAACACGCTGGAAACGTGCCTGAGCGACGTGACGCAGGGCATCGTGGTCACGCAGGGCGCGGCGGATACGCTGGTGATCACGCACGCGGGCCGCACGACGGTTCCGTGCGTGCGCGTGGACACGATCGTCGATCCGACCGGGGCGGGCGACGGCTTCATGGCCGGGTTCCTGGCCGGGCTGCTGCGCGGCTGCCCGCCAGAAATCGGCGCGCGGTTAGGCGCTGTGGTGGCGTCGTTCGTGCTGGAAAAGCTCGGCTGCCAGACCAACCTGCCTACCTGGGAACAGGCGATGACACGGTACGCGCAGCACTTTGGAACTTTTGACACTTCGAACAAATTCGAGACTTCAGACAGAGAGGTTGAGGCGTAGATGTCCGAACCGACCCTGTATCTTCGGCTCGTGCCGGAGGACGTGGCCCCGCTGATTTTGATCTCCGGCGACCCGGCGCGCGTGCAGCGCACGGCGGATCTGCTGGATGACGCGCGGATGATCGGCGTGAATCGTGAGTTCGCCGTGGCGACCGGCTCGCACTGCGGGACGCCGGTCACGGTGGTATCGGGCGGGATTGGCGCGCCCTCGACGGCCATCGCGCTGCACGAGCTGGCGCTCGTCGGGGCGAAGGCCGTGGTGCGGATCGGCACGATGATGGGTGTCGAGGCGCAGATGGGGCAGGTGGTGCTGTCCACGGGCGCAGCGCGCTTCGAGGGCACCTCGCCCACGTATCTGCCGCTGGCTTACCCGGCGATCCCTGACTGGGGGCTGGTGCAGGCGCTGGAACAGGCCGGGACCGCCGCCGACCTCGACGTGCGCACGGGCCTGACCGCCACGTTCGACGCCTTTTACCCGCACATGGCCCCCGAACTGATCGGTGAGGGCGCGCTGGACGTGACCGAACTCAGGGAAGCGGGCGTGTTGAGCCTGGACATGGAAACGTCGCTGGTGTTCGTGCTGGGGCAAAAACTGCGCCTGGCCGCCGCCGCGATGTGCGCGGTGACCGTGCAGGCGCAGCCGCATTTGCACCTGGACCCGGACGTGCGCGCCGACGTGGATCGCCGCATGGTGACCGCCGCGTTGGATGGCCTCGTCGCCTGGGGTCGCGCGCATCTGTAGGCGGCAGACGGGATGATGGCCGTAGGGGCAGTTCATGAATTGCCCGCACGCACGTGAAGCATACCGTTTAGACAAGCGAGCAGCGCTTTTGTAGGGGCGTATCGCTATACGCCCCTACCGGGCCGGGGGCGAGGTCTGTTCCCCGCACCGGACTTTATACGTATCAAGGACTCAAGATGGCTGAAACACTTCTTATCAACGGGCAATGGGTCGCCAGCGCGGACGGCGGCACGCAGGACGTGATCAATCCGGCCAATAGCAGCGTGATCCGCACGATCTCCAAGGGCACGTCGGCGGACGTGCAGGCCGCGCTCGAAGCGGCGACGGACGCCTTCCCGGTGTGGGCAGGGATGTCCGCGCGGGAGCGCGCCGCGATCATGCACCGCGCGATGGATATCTTCCGCGCGAACCTGGACGAAGCGAACCGCCTGCTCACGCAGGAGCACGGCAAGCCGCTAAACGACTCGAACAAGGAAAACAGCTACAGCGCGGACGTGATCGACTTCTACGCCGAAGAAGGCCGCCGGTTGGACGGCACGCACTTCGCCGGGGACATCGGCTCGACGCACAGCTTCGTGCTGCGCCAGCCGCTTGGCGTCGTGGGCGCGATCACGCCGTGGAACTTCCCGGTGGATCTGCTCTCGTGGAAGCTGGGACCAGGGCTGGCGGCGGGCTGCACGTTCGTGATCAAGCCGCCCAGCGAAGCGCCGCTGGCCGCGACGCTGTTCGTCAGCGCGTTTGTCGAGGCGGGTATTCCGGCGGGCGTGCTGAACATCGTCACCGGGCCGGGCCGCAGCGTCGGCGCGGAGATCGTCACGAATCCGCTCAGCCGCAAAGTCGCGTTCACTGGCTCGACCGCGACCGGGCTGTGGATCGCGCAGCAGGCCGCGCAGCAGCTCAAGCCGGTCACGCTGGAACTGGGCGGCAGCGCGCCGTTCGTCGTCGCGGACGATGCCGACCTGGACATGGCCGTGCCGGAAGCGCTGCGCCGCACGTTCTCGCACACCGGGCAGATCTGCATCAGCGTCAACCGCATCTTCGTGCACCGCTCGCGCTACGACGAGTTCACACGCCGCTTCGCGGACGCGGCCAGCAAGCTGCGCGTCACGGCGGACGGGGTGGCCGAGCCGGACGCCGACATGGGGCCGATGATCAATGCGTCCGCGATTGAAACGGTGGTGGGCCACGTGGCGGACGCGCTGGAACGCGGCGCGGAAGTGCTGACGGGTGGTGAAGCGCCGACCGGGTCACAGTACGCACACGGCTACTTCTACCTGCCGACCGTGCTGACCCACGTCAACCGCGATATGCGCGTCATGCGCGAAGAGACGTTTGGCCCGCTGGCCCCCATCGCCGCCTTCGACACGCTCGAAGAGGGCGTCGAGATGGCGAACGACACGCCCTATGGCCTCGCCGCCTACGTGTATACCAACGACCTGGACAAGGCGTTTTACGCAGCGAAGCACCTGCGCGCGGGCGGCGTGGGGATCAATGTCAACGACATCACGGATATTCGTGCGCCGTTTGGCGGCATGAAACAAAGCGGCATGGGGCGTGAGCTGGGCCAGCCCGGCCTGGACGCCTACATGGAATACAAACACGTGCGCTACCGCTACCGCGATCCGCGCTAGCGGCACGCGCACGACTGCTCGGCGGGGTGACCAATAAATACACCGGCAAGATCCACTTGCCGGTACTTTTTACATGTGGGGAGAAACTGATGGGCCAACCCGTATCCGCTTCGCTGGCAGGCGTGCGCGTGCTCGATTTTTCGCGCGTGCTGGCCGGGCCATATTGCACGATGATCCTGGGTGACCTGGGCGCGGACGTGATCAAGGTCGAGCGCCCCGGCACGGGCGACGATACGCGCGCCTGGGGACCGCCCTGGTCCGGTGAGGGAGAAGCGGCACAGAGCGCCTACTTTCTGTGCGCCAACCGCAACAAGCGCAGCCTGACGTTGAATCTGAAGTCCGAGACGGGGCGCGATCTGGCGCGTCAGCTCGCCGCGCAGAGCCACATCGTGGTCGAAAACTTTATGCCCGGCCAGATGGCGGGCTTCGGGCTGGGATACGAGGATCTGCGCGCGCTGAACCCGGCGCTGGTTTACTGCAGCATCACCGGGTTCGGGCAGACCGGCCCCTACCACGACCACCCCGGCTACGACTACGTGATCCAGGCCATGAGCGGGCTGATGTCCATCACCGGCGCGGCCTATGGCGATCCGGCGAAGGTCGGCGTCGCCATTTCGGACGTGCTGGCGGGACTATTCGCCGTTGCGTCAATCCTGGCCGCGCTGCGCCACGCAGAAGCGACCGGCCAGGGCCAGCACATCGACATCGCGCTGCTCGATACGCAGATTGCCGCGCTGGTCAACGTCGCCAGCAATACCCTGGTGAGCGGGAATGCGCCGCGCCGCTATGGCAACCAGCACCCGAATATCGTGCCCTACCAGACCTTCCGCGCGGCTGACGGCGAGTTCGTGCTGGCCGTGGGCAACGACGGCCAGTTTGCGGTGCTGTGCGACATTCTGGGTCGGCCCGATCTCGCCTCCGATCCGCGTTTTGCGTCCAACCCGGCGCGCGTCCGCTACCGTGAGGACCTCGTCGACGAGCTGGCGACGGTGTTCGCGCTGCTGCCGGTGAACACGTGGATGCGCACTCTGATCGAGGCGGGCATCCCGGCGGGACCGATCAATTCCGTTCCCGCCGCACTGGCCGATCCGCACACGGCGGCGCGGGGCCTGATCGAACAGGTCGGGGATGCGCCCATGATCGCCTCGCCGCTCAAGCTGTCCGAGACGCCGCCCGTCACGCGGCGCGAGCCGCCGCACCTGGGCGAGCACTCCGAAGACGTGCTACGCGAGCTGTTGGGCCTGGACGCAGACGCCGTCGCCGCCTACCGCGAGGCGGGCACGATTTAGCGGCGCTGAATACGATAATGCACCTCACCCCTGACCCCCTCTCAAATCAGATTGGAGAGGGGGAAACGAGCCTTAGTGAGTGGGGGTGAGGTTTCTTTCTACACCCTTATTCGCTCAACCTGCCAGATATCTTCTAATGGAACCGGCTGTCTGACTGCCACAGGTCCGGGTTGGGACCCATGCGCTGCTTGAGCGGTTCGGTCGCGGCGTCCAGTGCGGCAAGCACGTCCGCACTCAGCGTGATCTCCACTGCCTCGACCGCCTGCGCGATGTGAGTGGCCTTGCGCGCGCCGATGATCACACCCGTCACGCCGGACTGGTGCAGCACCCACGCGGTCGCCAGCAGCGGCATCGACAGCCCGCTGTCCTGCGCGATGGTTCGCACCCGCTCGATGGCGGCGAACAGCGCGTCTTCCGCGCCCGCTTCGCCGTGCCGCGCGCCGGGACGGTTGGCGGCGAAGTGCCGTGTGCGTGCCCTGCCGCCGCTGACCTCCTCCGCTGAGCGGTACTTGCCCGTCAGCAGACCGTGCAGCAGCGGGCTGTAGGTCAGCACGCCCACGCCGCGTGCGATGCAGGCGGGCAGCACCGTGTACTCGATGGCGCGCCACAGCAGGTTGTAGGGGATCTGGTCCGAGGCGATGGGGCCGAGCGCCAGCATTGCGTCCAGGTCGATCGGGCCGTGGTTCGACAGGCCGATCGCGCGGATCTTGCCCTCGTCGCGCAGGCGCAGCAGCTCGCCCATCGTCTCCTCGAACGGCACGCTGTGGCTCGGCCAGTGGATCTGGTACAGGTCGATCACGTCCGTTTGCAGGCGGCGCAGGCTGTCTTCGCACGCGGCGCGGATCGCGGCGGCGGAGACGTTGACCGAGCGCACTTTGGTGGCGATGGTGACGTCCGCGCGGCAGCCTTTGAGCGCTTCACCCAGCACGATCTCCGACCGGCCATTGCCATAGCCCTCGGCGGTATCGAAAAATGTGATGCCGTGATCGAGCGCAGCGGCAATCGTCGCGCGGGTGTCGGCTTCGTCCTGCGGTCCCCACATCTCCTCATCGCCGATCCCCCAGCATCCCATGACGATGGGAGTCACGCTCAGGCCCGAACGGCCAAGTGGTTTGTGATTCACGCTGACCCTTCCAAAAAAGTGTTCGTGCGGCGCAAAATTCCTTACGGCGCGCTGTCGCGCCGG
This sequence is a window from Aggregatilinea lenta. Protein-coding genes within it:
- a CDS encoding carbohydrate kinase family protein, which gives rise to MRDVLATGYPSLDYIAHVSHLPEVGQTAILRSLPDTPEFGGCGANVAAGLATLGFSTGLAMILGDDDQGDAYMRHLAASGINADNVIRLAGQRTSRSMLYFDPDHQHQDFFYAGAADAWDNTLALVDPGRYRYALLTVGPLGYNQQFAQQVRAAGVPLVWGMKPDIHAFPRDVIREFVAASAYVVMNHIEARYVLDAMSSNTLETCLSDVTQGIVVTQGAADTLVITHAGRTTVPCVRVDTIVDPTGAGDGFMAGFLAGLLRGCPPEIGARLGAVVASFVLEKLGCQTNLPTWEQAMTRYAQHFGTFDTSNKFETSDREVEA
- a CDS encoding nucleoside phosphorylase, coding for MSEPTLYLRLVPEDVAPLILISGDPARVQRTADLLDDARMIGVNREFAVATGSHCGTPVTVVSGGIGAPSTAIALHELALVGAKAVVRIGTMMGVEAQMGQVVLSTGAARFEGTSPTYLPLAYPAIPDWGLVQALEQAGTAADLDVRTGLTATFDAFYPHMAPELIGEGALDVTELREAGVLSLDMETSLVFVLGQKLRLAAAAMCAVTVQAQPHLHLDPDVRADVDRRMVTAALDGLVAWGRAHL
- a CDS encoding aldehyde dehydrogenase family protein, with the translated sequence MAETLLINGQWVASADGGTQDVINPANSSVIRTISKGTSADVQAALEAATDAFPVWAGMSARERAAIMHRAMDIFRANLDEANRLLTQEHGKPLNDSNKENSYSADVIDFYAEEGRRLDGTHFAGDIGSTHSFVLRQPLGVVGAITPWNFPVDLLSWKLGPGLAAGCTFVIKPPSEAPLAATLFVSAFVEAGIPAGVLNIVTGPGRSVGAEIVTNPLSRKVAFTGSTATGLWIAQQAAQQLKPVTLELGGSAPFVVADDADLDMAVPEALRRTFSHTGQICISVNRIFVHRSRYDEFTRRFADAASKLRVTADGVAEPDADMGPMINASAIETVVGHVADALERGAEVLTGGEAPTGSQYAHGYFYLPTVLTHVNRDMRVMREETFGPLAPIAAFDTLEEGVEMANDTPYGLAAYVYTNDLDKAFYAAKHLRAGGVGINVNDITDIRAPFGGMKQSGMGRELGQPGLDAYMEYKHVRYRYRDPR
- a CDS encoding CaiB/BaiF CoA transferase family protein, with amino-acid sequence MGQPVSASLAGVRVLDFSRVLAGPYCTMILGDLGADVIKVERPGTGDDTRAWGPPWSGEGEAAQSAYFLCANRNKRSLTLNLKSETGRDLARQLAAQSHIVVENFMPGQMAGFGLGYEDLRALNPALVYCSITGFGQTGPYHDHPGYDYVIQAMSGLMSITGAAYGDPAKVGVAISDVLAGLFAVASILAALRHAEATGQGQHIDIALLDTQIAALVNVASNTLVSGNAPRRYGNQHPNIVPYQTFRAADGEFVLAVGNDGQFAVLCDILGRPDLASDPRFASNPARVRYREDLVDELATVFALLPVNTWMRTLIEAGIPAGPINSVPAALADPHTAARGLIEQVGDAPMIASPLKLSETPPVTRREPPHLGEHSEDVLRELLGLDADAVAAYREAGTI
- a CDS encoding aldo/keto reductase — encoded protein: MNHKPLGRSGLSVTPIVMGCWGIGDEEMWGPQDEADTRATIAAALDHGITFFDTAEGYGNGRSEIVLGEALKGCRADVTIATKVRSVNVSAAAIRAACEDSLRRLQTDVIDLYQIHWPSHSVPFEETMGELLRLRDEGKIRAIGLSNHGPIDLDAMLALGPIASDQIPYNLLWRAIEYTVLPACIARGVGVLTYSPLLHGLLTGKYRSAEEVSGGRARTRHFAANRPGARHGEAGAEDALFAAIERVRTIAQDSGLSMPLLATAWVLHQSGVTGVIIGARKATHIAQAVEAVEITLSADVLAALDAATEPLKQRMGPNPDLWQSDSRFH